From one Rhineura floridana isolate rRhiFlo1 chromosome 4, rRhiFlo1.hap2, whole genome shotgun sequence genomic stretch:
- the FKBP1B gene encoding peptidyl-prolyl cis-trans isomerase FKBP1B isoform X2, with protein sequence MLQNGKKFDSSRDRNKPFRFKIGRQEVIKGFEEGAAQMSLGQRAKLTCTPDMAYGTTGHPGVIPPNATLIFDVELLRIE encoded by the exons ATGCTACAGAATGGAAAGAAGTTTGATTCCTCCCGAGATCGAAACAAGCCTTTCAGGTTCAAGATCGGCAGACAAGAAGTCATTAAAGGATTTGAGGAAGGGGCTGCACAG ATGAGCCTAGGACAAAGAGCAAAGCTGACCTGTACACCTGACATGGCATATGGAACCACAGGCCATCCTGGAGTCATCCCCCCAAATgctactctgatttttgatgtgGAGCTGCTTAGGATAGAGTAA
- the SF3B6 gene encoding splicing factor 3B subunit 6: MAMQAAKRANIRLPPEVNRILYIRNLPYKITAEEMYDIFGKYGPIRQIRVGNTPETRGTAYVVYEDIFDAKNACDHLSGFNVCNRYLVVLYYNANRAFQKMDTKKKEEQLKLLKEKYGINTDPPK; encoded by the exons ATGGCTATGCAAGCTGCGAAACGCGCCAAC ATCCGTCTGCCCCCTGAAGTTAACCGAATTTTATATATCAGAAACTTACCATATAAAATCACAGCTGAAGAAATGTATGACATTTTTGGAAAATACGGGCCAATTCGACAAATCAGAGT AGGAAATACTCCTGAAACCAGAGGTACAGCTTATGTTGTCTATGAAGATATCTTTGATGCCAAAAATGCTTGTGATCATCTGTCAGGATTCAACGTGTGCAACAGATACCTTGTTGTCTTATACTATAATGCAAACAGG GCATTCCAAAAGATGGATacaaagaagaaggaagaacagcTCAAACTTCTGAAGgagaaatatggaataaatacagaCCCACCAAAATAA